The DNA window ACCTCTGGTTCAACAGGAAACCCGAAAGGGAACTTAACTGTTCACCAGAACGTCGTAAAGACCATCTGCAATAATGGATATTTAGAAGTAAGTGAACATGATCGAGTGCTACAGCTTTCCAACTATGCCTTTGATGGGTCAACCTTTGATATCTACACGGCCTTGTTGAATGGAGCTACATTGGTCGTCATTTCTAAAGAGGCAGCACTTGATGTAAAAGAACTATCAAACATCATTCGAAAAGAAAATATCTCTATTTCCTTTATGACGACCGCGTTATTTAATACGATTGTTGATTACGATCTCACCTGCCTCCAGGAAGTCCGAAAGGTGTTGTTTGGTGGGGAGAAAGTATCGATTAACCATGTAGAAAAGGCTTTAGCTTATTTAGGAGAGCACCGGATGTTCCATGTATACGGACCAACCGAGACGACGGTATTTGCCACTACCTATTCGATTGATAATCGAGTGAAAGACATGGGAACAGTGCCGATTGGAAGACCTCTAAACAACACGGAAGCTTATATCCTGGACCCATCTCACCAGCCTGTACCGATTGGAGTAACAGGAGAGCTGTATATTGGTGGGGAAGGGTTGGCTCGTGGGTACCTCAACCGACCTGATTTAACAGAAGAGCGATTTATTTCTCATCCATTCAAAGAGGGGGAGCGTTTGTACCGAACAGGAGACTTAGTTAAATACCTTCCAGATGGAAATATTGATTTCTTAGGTAGGGAGGATCATCAAGTCAAAATTCGTGGCTTTCGAATTGAGCTTGGAGAAATAGAAGGAGCTTTATGCGAATTTCCTTCGGTGAATGAGGCAATTGTCCTTGTTCGAGAAGATCACCCAGGAAACAGAGCACTGGTCGCTTATATAGTGGGAGAAGGGAGCGTGGCAGAATGGAAGGAACATCTAAAGAAACAATTGCCAAGCTATATGGTGCCTGCACACTTTGTTTCGATGGAATCCTTTCCGCTGACCCCGAATGGAAAAGTGGACCGTAAAGCATTCCCTGCTTCTAGCCAAGAGCATGTAGGGGGGCATTACATCGCTCCTCGTACACCATTAGAGGAACAAATAGTGACCATTTGGGAACAAGTGCTGAGGATAGAGAAGATTGGAGTCGGGGATTCATTCTTCGAATTAGGAGGCCACTCTTTATTGGCTACTCAAGTCGTTTCCTGTTTGCAAGAAACGTTTCTACTCGACCTTCCGTTACGAGAGATATTTACGTATCCAACGGTGGAAGCATTAGCAGAGAGAATAGAACAATTGCGCCAAGAAGAAAAGGTTTCATTCCAACCTTCTGAGGTGACAACAATTAATAAAGAGGATTTTCTTAAAAAGAGGTTACAAAATCGGAAGAAAACGAAGCCTGAGAAAATCCGAAAAAAGCCTGAAGATGCACAAGCAACACTCTCTCTTAACCAAGAGGGGTTATGGCTTTCTCAACAAATGGATCAAGCATCATCGAAATATAATGTCCCAATCTATTTAATTTTTGAAGGGAAACTAGATGTAGAGGCCCTTACTTACAGCATTAATGAGATCGTGAAGCGCCATGATGGACTTCGAACAAACTTCATTAATAAAAGAGGGAAGCCACACCCTATTATTCATGCTTACCAGCCAATTGACATCGAGATTCATTTATTAGACATGAAAGGGAGACCAGAGATTGAAGCGATACAGTCAGCAATGAAGAACGAAGCAACCTATGTATTTGATTTAGAAAAAGACCCACTCTATCGTTTTACCATTTACAAAATAGAAAAGCAGAAGCACATTTTAACCATTAATATACACCATATGATTACAGATGGATGGTCTCTTGACATCATAGGACGAGAATTAGAGGCAAACTATTTAAAGTATCTTGGGGAGACTTTTGAGCCACTTGAAGAATTACCTATTCAATATGAGGATTATGCCTATTGGCAACGGGAACAAATATCTAGTACTAGATTTGAAAAGCGCATTGATTATTGGAAAGAAAAGTTGAGAGGACATCCACCAGAACTTAAGT is part of the Bacillus spongiae genome and encodes:
- a CDS encoding amino acid adenylation domain-containing protein, whose product is TSGSTGNPKGNLTVHQNVVKTICNNGYLEVSEHDRVLQLSNYAFDGSTFDIYTALLNGATLVVISKEAALDVKELSNIIRKENISISFMTTALFNTIVDYDLTCLQEVRKVLFGGEKVSINHVEKALAYLGEHRMFHVYGPTETTVFATTYSIDNRVKDMGTVPIGRPLNNTEAYILDPSHQPVPIGVTGELYIGGEGLARGYLNRPDLTEERFISHPFKEGERLYRTGDLVKYLPDGNIDFLGREDHQVKIRGFRIELGEIEGALCEFPSVNEAIVLVREDHPGNRALVAYIVGEGSVAEWKEHLKKQLPSYMVPAHFVSMESFPLTPNGKVDRKAFPASSQEHVGGHYIAPRTPLEEQIVTIWEQVLRIEKIGVGDSFFELGGHSLLATQVVSCLQETFLLDLPLREIFTYPTVEALAERIEQLRQEEKVSFQPSEVTTINKEDFLKKRLQNRKKTKPEKIRKKPEDAQATLSLNQEGLWLSQQMDQASSKYNVPIYLIFEGKLDVEALTYSINEIVKRHDGLRTNFINKRGKPHPIIHAYQPIDIEIHLLDMKGRPEIEAIQSAMKNEATYVFDLEKDPLYRFTIYKIEKQKHILTINIHHMITDGWSLDIIGRELEANYLKYLGETFEPLEELPIQYEDYAYWQREQISSTRFEKRIDYWKEKLRGHPPELKLPLDRPRSEEVTDRGAIETEHITQETVHQMKEIGQQEGATLFMSFLAAYKMLLYTYSNQNDILVGSPVANRTMRETQNVIGYFNNNLVLRTKLDEDGTFHDLIAQVRDVVLTSSAYQDVPYGKMIEKINPKRDKYISPFFQVWFVMDHKKEDSQLPSLTMKFPLLGAHSGRSKWDLTLGLTEVEGGMQVIIEYKPDLFNKTTIQTILRSYLFIVERVLAEPTILLSQLKEEIEKEEQRYMEEQKKKRSHDRKSAFKQFKLKMKTK